The genomic stretch AGTTGCTTCCCAAGGTTAAGGATATGGTTTGTGCCTGAGAAAGGCACTGCGGCTGTGTCTGGGAGAGGACCCAGCCTAGAGGGCTCCGTCCCCCGTGATTGTGCCAGAGCACCTTGAGAGGCTGCCCCAGGCAAGTAGACTGTGAGAGTCTTGAGCACCTAGGACTGACTGGGAAGGGTTGGACCAAGCTCTTAGAGGGGCCAAGGCCAGAGTCCAGGCCAGAAGCTGGGAGGAGGGCCAGGGGAATCCCTAGATGTGACATCAAAAAGGCAGGTGGTCACACAGATCTAAAGTTTGGGAGACCCACGTTCTGACCCGGGTTCTGCCCCTTCCTGATGTGCCTCTCGGGGCAGATCACCTCTCTGGGcttgtttctccatctgtaaaaagAATAATAGAGAACATTTTACTCAGCTGCAATGTGAATGAAGGTGGATGCCTGGATGACATTTGCAAAATCTCAGGAAAGCTCTAGGCATTagtacctcccctcccccttttttttttaaacttcgcccctaggatatttttttccattgattttcagagtgaaagagaaggaggagggagggagagagaaagaagcatcaatgtgagagagacacactgatggATTGCCTCTCGGACACTCCCCAATTGAACTTGCAAAACTTGCAACGgcggtaggtgcccttgaccggggatCAActggagacccttcagtccactaaGCAAAACGTGCCAgggctccttttctttctttcttttttttttttttactgtgaggTTCTTGTAAATAGCAAATCTTTTATTTCACTGCCTGACAAAACAGGaaataataatcttttaaaaatatattttattgattttttacagagaggaaggaagagggatagagagttagaaacatcgatgagagagaaacatcaatcagctgtctcctgcacactccctagtgggtatgtgcccgcaaccaaggtacatgcccttgactggaatcgaacctgggacccttgagtccgcaggccgacgctctatccactgagccaaatcggttcgGGCGGAAATAATAATCTTGATGCTAATGACAATAGCAAACACTTCCACCAGCACATTTCTAAGCCCTCTAGGTTTATCAACTCAAAGTTCACAGTTCTGCACTGGGCTACCCTCGAGTCCTCTCcactccctggggtgggggttgcaaGGCTGATTGGTAAGTTCTGTTCTCCCCTCCCTCTACCACCCACCCGCAGAGTTTCCGGAGCGTGTGGAGCTGGTACCCATGCCCCCCTGGAATCCTGTGGGCAAAAACCTCACCTTGCGCTGCAGGGTGGCAGGCGGGGCACCCCGGACCAACCTCTCCGTGTTGCTGCTCCGTGGGGAGGAGGTGCTGAGCCAGCAGCTGGCGGTTGGAGAGCCTGCAGAAGTCACCACCACGGTGCTAGCCAGCAGAAATGATCATGGTGCCAAATTCTCTTGCCGCTGGGAACTGGACCTGCGGTCCCAAGGGCTGGGACTGTTCCAGAACAGCTCAGTCCCCAGGCAGCTCCGAACCTTCGGTGAGGAAAGGGACTGCAGATTGTGGGTGATGAGCTGAGCCAACGCAGGGATGCCCTGGCCCTGAGGTTCCTGAGAATGGGGTGGCCTGGACCTCAAGGGCTTCTGGGAAGGCCTGCCCTTGGCCTCAAAAATTCCCATGGTGGCAGGAATTTTTGAGAAGTATGTGCAGATAGATGTGTTCTAGGAAGGGGGTAATCCAGGTTACAGGGTATCCTGGGAAAGAACCCTGGTTGGGGGGTGTGAGTGTGTCACAGGGAAAGGGGTGTCCACGGCTGTGTGAGACCTCCAGCTCACTCCCACTCTTCTCCCCAGTCCTGCCAGTGACGCCTCCGCGTCTCTTCGTTCCCCGGTTCTTGGAGGTGGGAACATCCCAGGCCGTGACCTGCATCCTGGACGGGCTGTTTCCGGCCTCAGAGGCCCAGGTCCAACTGGCGCTGGGGGACCAGATGCTGAATGCCACAGTCGTGAGCTACGGTGACAGGCTGaaggccacagccacagccacagcgaGCGCGGAGCTGGAGGGGGCTCAGGAGATTGTCTGCAATGTGACCCTGGGGGGCGAGAGCCGGGAGACTCAGAAGAACTTGACCATCTATAGTAAGAGGGGGCGGGGTCAAAACTGCTGCCGAGGTGAGGGCAAGGGGGTGAGCTTCATTAGCCCAAAGGGCAAGGCACCGGAGAAGTCTAGCCAGAAAGGCAGGGCCTGAGCCGCCAAAGTGGGAGGAGTTGCCGCGTGGGCGGGGCCTGAGTGCCCCAACTTAGGTGGGGCCACAGAGTAGCTAAAAGGCAAGGCCTGCATACCCTGAAGGGGAAATTCGGGTGGAGGGCTGGGCTTAGTGGATGTGAGGGAGTAGATAGCAAACTCCAAGGCAATGCTACTCCTTTAGGCTTCTGGGGGCCTGTCATGAACGTGAGAGGGACCATCAGGAACATGAGCCAGCCCACCGTCCATCCAGGGACCACAGTGAATGTGACTTGCGCTGCTGGAGCCCGAGTCCAGGTCACGTTGGACGGAGTTCCCGCTGCAGCCCCGGGACAGCCCGCCCTGCTTCAGCTAAACGCCACTGAGAGGGACGACAGGCGCAGCTTCTTCTGCAGTGCCGCCCTCGAGGTGGATGGGGTGGTCTTACATAGGAACAGGAGCGTCCAGCTGCATGTACTGTGTGAGTAGGTCACTCTGACCTTTTAATTCCTTGCTCTCCTGATTTGGAGAGACTTGATTCTCTCTTTCCCCATTGTACCTTGGGTTTGTCTGATCATTTGGCGGTCCCACAGATGGTCCCAAGATTGACCCAGCCAAATGTCCTCAGCACTTGATGTGGAAAGAAAGAACGATCCAAATCCTTCAGTGCCAAGCCCAGGGCAACCCAGATCCCCAGCTACAGTGTTTGCATGAAGACTCCATGGCCCAGGTCCCCATCGGGATCCCATTCCGTGTCAGGTTAAACTATAGTGGTACCTACTATTGCCGGGCGGCCAGCTCACAGGGTGAACACACTTTCATTGTGGTGATGAATGTTCAAGGTGAGCTGAGGCGGGTCTGGGGGTCTAAATGGGCAAGCCTAGGAGGGGCAGGGGTACGAGTATTTACTCCTTGCTTCTCTGCACAGAGCGGAACCCCttcaccattaccatcatcatgGCGGTGTTGACCATCTTGGGCTTTGTGGCTGCCATCCTGGCCTCAATTTACGTCTTCGGGGTGCACAAGCGTAGAGACATCTACCATGTGAATCAGGGAAACCATCAGGAAAACGCCGGCTTTCCCCTCACATCTAGAAGGCCTGAGGGGGAGCCACCATCTTGAGCCTCCAGCCATTGGGGTAATGGGCCAAAGTCGACAGGGGTTTGGCTTTATCATCAGGTTCCGCAACAATAAAGGGCTCAAAATCCGGAGtctgtggcttttaaaaatatatatatattttttactgatttcagagaggaaggtagagaaatagaaacatccaagatgagcgagaatcattgattggctgcctcctgcatgccccctactggggatcgagcctgaaaccggggcatgtaccctgactgggaatcgaactgtaacctcctggttcataggtccatgctcaaccactgaacctcaCAAGCCCGGCCGGAGTCTAAGGCTGGATTCCACCTGCGCTAAGGGGATCTCCCACCACGCTGAGCGTCTATCGGGTGACGTCTCAGCGGTGGAAAGGGGCGGAGGCTGTGCGCCCAGATGGGGCGTGAACTCTGGGAGGCGGGCTGCGCCCTAGCCAATGGCCTGAGATGTTTGAAGAGAAGGGGCGGGGCTTATTTCGGCCAATAGGCAGACGCGCCCCCTCGTTGCCGCTCCGCCCTGGCTCGCTGGTCCCAGAAGGCGCCGGGTTTCCCAAGATGGCGGCCGACGTGTCCGTTACTCACCGGCCCCCGCTGAGCCCGGAGCCTGGGGCCGAGGCTGAAGCAGACGATGCCCCAGAGCGCCGGTCGCCCGAAGAAGAACTGCAGCCGCTAGATCCAGAGGAGATCAGGAAACGCTTGGAACACACCGAGCGCCAGTTCCGTAACCGCCGCAAGATACTGATCCGGGGCCTCCCGGGGGACGTGACCAACCAGGTATGGGGGGGCGGTGTGGAAGCGTGGCGGGAAATACCACCGTGCGCGTGCGCGGGGGGAACCAGGCAACACCGACGCTCGCGTGCTCGGGTGTAGGGGGCGTCGGCGGGAGAGTCCAAACGAAGGATCCTTGAGGGTTTGGGAGAGACCAACGGCGGATTTttgcgcgggggggggggcggtgatggAGGGAGAAACCAACTTTGGACTGAGGGAGGATCTTGTTAAGGGCGACCACAGGCTTGGAAGAGAACTAGTGATTGACGTGGGCAGGCAGCTTTGGCCAAGTTGGGGGATTGTGAATGGGCAGCTAGACTGGGACGGTGGGAATAGAGACGCCAGTTGCTCCCTGCTCTGATTGTGTTTATCCTCATTCCCCTCGACCATGAGGTGGCGAGACCTTATAGCCAGAAAAGTTCAGGGTTGGCTAGAGCACGGTTTATTAACTCCTCTTAGAGATAGATCGGAAGTTGTAGCAGCTCCTGAGATCTTTCTTCTCGCAAAGCCCCggaatttatttggaaaaaggggtctcctgctcccagcccacagaCCTTCAAGAAAGGAGGGGCCAGTGTTCTGGCCAGGGGTGCTCTTCTCTTGGGGCCTCCCGGTGCAGGGCTTTCCATTGCTCTTTGGACCCAAGGAGATTGCATCTGGTATGCCCTGCCCTGTGGTGGTGGAATGGGCACTCTCTTCCTGTTGCTCAGAATCCCTCCTTTCTGGGCCACCAACACATCTGCCACTGGCTCACCCTCACTGTAGGTGGGCACATGGCTGGTAGGGCCACCAAAGTGTTGGGAGGGCGTTTCTGGGGGACAGACCTGGGGCAAGGACCACTAAGCATGGTCTGGTTTATTTCTAGAGTCAGCCCTCCTCCTAGCACCTGCCATCTCTTAGCTGGGAACACACTGTCTCTCCTGCAGGGTGCACAGTGTATCTGGCACAAGTAGGCCATAGAGCCTCGCCCCCGCAGCTGGCTTACAAGAAGGCGGCAGTGTCAGCAGGAGGGAATTGGGAAGCACGTGCAGCCACCCAGTGTGGGCTTCAAGTATACAGGGTCCGCAGTCAGGTGCCCCTGGGTGGCATTCCTGCTGCTGTCTTGACCTTCACCTCTCTGaagctgtttcctcatctgcaaaatgggcttGTTAATACCTAATTTGTAATGTTGTTGAAAAGAGTCAGGCTTCCAATTGAGGGTCAGACAGGTTAAACCAGttgttgccaaccttttggacctcacagaccaccagaggtccacggaccaccggttggcgaccactgggtTAAACAACTTGCCTAAGGGCATAAGGCAGAGCAAGGTCTTGAACTCAGACCCACCTGACTCTCTAAGAGTATTTTGTGTTGGTTAAGAACATGGGATCTGCAATTAGACTTTGAATCCCGGCTCTGCCAGGTGTGGCCTCAATGGCTTTGGGCAAGTAACTGCTCTGAgttcagtttcctcctttgttaAATGGGGACTATAATTGACCAGCTTTTGTAGCTGTTCCATGTGAAGGTTGCACTGGATTGCTTCCTTCAGCCCCTGGTGACTCCCTGTCCTTTGGCTTCTATCTTCGCAGGAAGTGCACGACCTGCTCAGCGACTATGAGCTCAAGTACTGTTTTGTGGACAGATACAAAGGGACAGGTttgtggggctgtggggcgggCTAGCAGCAAGGGGTGACAGTCCCTGCAGCTGGGTGCTTTTCTGGCCTGGCATCTCCTCTCCTGAATTTTGGGCTCAACATCTCGTAGGCCAGCACAAGACAGACTGTGGCCCCAATCTTTTCTGGGAGCTCATTATGGAGCAGTCTTGATATTCCTGTTCTTCCTCCAGGCTGCTCAGCCAGATACCTGAGCATTGGGCTTCCCCACTTCCCACACCATACCCCCAGCCGCAGTCACCTAGGCCTGTCTGGTCTTTTTCAAGACCTCCAGAACAATTGGTGCCACTCCATCTCTGTCAAAATGGCAgtctccctctgctctctccatGATTTCACACTCCTACTTGCCCTCTCCCAGGGAGCCAGGATCTATCAAATTTGATCAGTTGATTGTAAATCTGATCAAACCTAATTCTAGCCCTccggtgggctcagtggttgagcagtgacccatgaaccaagagttcgattcctggtcagggcacatgtccaggttgctaaccagtagcgggtgtgcaggaggcagccgatcaatgattctctctcatcgttgatgtttctatttctctctcctctctctgaaatgaattttaaaaatcaaacatataaaaacaaaacaaacctaaccctaacctgattgtttttctctcctcaaaACCTGTCTGAAGCTCCTCTTGGACACTATCTTGCAAGGATGTGCCCCAGCCTTGCCACCTCCTCAGTGGCAAGCTTCCAGGCGTTCCCTCTGCCACTGTTCTTAGCTGTCCCCTCTTCTAtccaggtggaggcaggcagcTCCTCAACAGAGCCCTGAGTGCCTCTCCCCATCACTCTGGGCTGTTACTGCTGgctcactcacctgcctcctgcactgagtgGTCATCTCCATGAAAACAGGGACAAGTCTTGTTAGCCTTGCACCCCCCACCTTGTGGGAGACCCTCGGTGGGAGTCTGTGTCCTCTAGGCCTTGTGCTTGCAATCTGTAACTTGGGGGAGAAGCAGGTGAGGACGGGGACCCTGGAGACCTACCTGGTGGGCTAGGGTAGTGGTTAAGATCTTGGGTCCTGGAGACAAATAGACCTGGGTTCGAGTCCTGGTCTGTCCTCACTTGGAGGCCATAGGTAAGTGATTCacccttcctgagcctcagttttctcaccaaCAAATTGGGCATGACCTGCTTGGGTTAGCCACaggtaaaacatattaaaatacctAAAAGGGCTGTGGGTATCTGGCACCCAGAAGATACTTAGTAAACACTGGCAAGGGCAACAAGTCAGAACTGTTTACTAAGTACCTCTTATGTGTATGTGCCAGGTATTGAGGTTCCAGAGGTTAAGTGACTCTCATTAATAgtgtttttcaataaatgtttattgggcGCCAGTATATGCTGGGACACAGGACACAGCTGTGAACCAAACAGTGATGGTCTAGTCTGGGGGCAGGATGTCATTCACACAACTGCAGGTGTGAAGGTGAAGTGGTCATAGGACTAGAAGCTACTGGGTGCTGTGGGAGCCCAGAGCTGTGATCTGAAACAGgagcagtcagggaaggcttcatgggGGAAGTGATGTTTGCCATCAGATTGAAGGGTGGATCAGGATTACCAGGTGAAGAAAGAGGGGGATCAGTGTTCCAGGGAAATGCAGACGCAAAGGCCTGAGCGGGCATGTGCCTGGCATAGTCCAGGAAGTAGCGGCAAGAGATGGGAGAGGAGATCAGCAAAGCCATGGGGTCAGGCCACATGGGCTCCCTTGTCCCCTGCAGTGAGAAGCCCCTGGATAAGGCATGGCACATTCTGATAATCATTTTGAAAAGCTAGCTACTGGCTGGACAGCAAACCAGGAGTGGCAGCAGGACTAAGGCTTAGGCCAGGGCTCAGACATGAGAGGTAGAGAGGTGTTGGCCTAGAAAGGTGGTGAGGACGGGGTGCAGAGTGGGGCTGTGGAGCCTGTCTGCTTGGGTTCAAGTCCAGGCTCCTCCCCTCTGTTCAGGGTGCCGCTGCTCTGCACTTATTTCCTTGCTGGCACGATGGTGGTTATGAGGAGTAAGTTATACCCAtttaacagatggggaaactgagacccccACAGCCACTTAGGCTGGAGTTGAAACCAGGCTCTAGTGACCACATGCTTGACCACTACTCTGTGTGTCACCCAAGTTACTCACCTATTCCTTTTGTGTCACCTAGCCAGGTGCACAGTACATAAGAGGACAGGTGAGCTCATGA from Eptesicus fuscus isolate TK198812 chromosome 6, DD_ASM_mEF_20220401, whole genome shotgun sequence encodes the following:
- the ICAM3 gene encoding intercellular adhesion molecule 3 isoform X1, which encodes MGPLGPLPRACWTPLISLLLVCCLLPPGAQGEFLLRMVPRNPVVPAGGSLLVNCSTDCPQHELISLETSLLKEEVGTGRGWKAFQLSNVTSDSKIFCSAICNGSQMSDSSDLTVYEFPERVELVPMPPWNPVGKNLTLRCRVAGGAPRTNLSVLLLRGEEVLSQQLAVGEPAEVTTTVLASRNDHGAKFSCRWELDLRSQGLGLFQNSSVPRQLRTFVLPVTPPRLFVPRFLEVGTSQAVTCILDGLFPASEAQVQLALGDQMLNATVVSYGDRLKATATATASAELEGAQEIVCNVTLGGESRETQKNLTIYSFWGPVMNVRGTIRNMSQPTVHPGTTVNVTCAAGARVQVTLDGVPAAAPGQPALLQLNATERDDRRSFFCSAALEVDGVVLHRNRSVQLHVLYGPKIDPAKCPQHLMWKERTIQILQCQAQGNPDPQLQCLHEDSMAQVPIGIPFRVRLNYSGTYYCRAASSQGEHTFIVVMNVQERNPFTITIIMAVLTILGFVAAILASIYVFGVHKRRDIYHVNQGNHQENAGFPLTSRRPEGEPPS
- the ICAM3 gene encoding intercellular adhesion molecule 3 isoform X2, with the protein product MGPLGPLPRACWTPLISLLLVCCLLPPGAQGEFLLRMVPRNPVVPAGGSLLVNCSTDCPQHELISLETSLLKEEVGTGRGWKAFQLSNVTSDSKIFCSAICNGSQMSDSSDLTVYEFPERVELVPMPPWNPVGKNLTLRCRVAGGAPRTNLSVLLLRGEEVLSQQLAVGEPAEVTTTVLASRNDHGAKFSCRWELDLRSQGLGLFQNSSVPRQLRTFVLPVTPPRLFVPRFLEVGTSQAVTCILDGLFPASEAQVQLALGDQMLNATVVSYGDRLKATATATASAELEGAQEIVCNVTLGGESRETQKNLTIYRTTVNVTCAAGARVQVTLDGVPAAAPGQPALLQLNATERDDRRSFFCSAALEVDGVVLHRNRSVQLHVLYGPKIDPAKCPQHLMWKERTIQILQCQAQGNPDPQLQCLHEDSMAQVPIGIPFRVRLNYSGTYYCRAASSQGEHTFIVVMNVQERNPFTITIIMAVLTILGFVAAILASIYVFGVHKRRDIYHVNQGNHQENAGFPLTSRRPEGEPPS